One region of Flavobacterium pisciphilum genomic DNA includes:
- a CDS encoding tetratricopeptide repeat protein, with product MKKAVYLFAIIIVIVSCNEKKEKEVKYKTKTNEILFIGYSGIKNKTAKKIFGEGLKDVDLGDYESAREKFIQADKIESKNIAILNGIAEAEFNLGNRELANKMLLNVILIDSTFAGTYINLGANYLNTGYFEKANEILLKGKKFTSDKNLHLKSLLLFNLAISYDHLADCENSLKYFNETIEISQNEDLTESANKRKKDSEETICKNKELL from the coding sequence ATGAAAAAAGCAGTATATCTATTTGCCATTATTATAGTGATTGTTTCTTGTAATGAGAAAAAGGAAAAAGAAGTTAAATACAAAACTAAAACAAATGAAATACTATTTATTGGATACTCTGGAATAAAAAACAAAACAGCTAAAAAAATATTTGGAGAAGGCTTAAAAGATGTAGATCTTGGAGATTACGAGTCTGCAAGAGAAAAATTTATTCAAGCTGACAAAATAGAAAGCAAAAACATTGCAATACTTAATGGTATTGCTGAAGCAGAATTTAATTTAGGAAATAGAGAACTAGCTAATAAAATGTTATTAAATGTTATTTTAATTGACAGCACATTTGCTGGCACTTATATAAATCTAGGAGCCAATTATTTGAATACAGGATATTTTGAAAAAGCAAACGAGATATTATTAAAAGGAAAAAAATTCACAAGTGATAAAAACCTACATCTTAAATCACTTTTACTATTCAATTTAGCTATTAGTTATGACCATTTAGCTGATTGTGAAAATAGCCTAAAATACTTTAACGAAACTATAGAGATTTCGCAAAATGAAGACTTAACTGAGTCTGCAAATAAGAGAAAAAAAGATAGTGAAGAAACTATATGCAAAAACAAAGAACTATTATAG
- a CDS encoding Lrp/AsnC family transcriptional regulator has protein sequence MKINSLVIEIDGIDKEILRHLMEDARKPILQIANKIGISGAAIHQRLRKLEQSGVISGSKFTVNNKVLGYNTMAFVGVYLDKAARNPEAVKELKKIPEVLECHYTTGNWSILIKIICRDNEHLMQLLNTKIQAIEGVSRTETFISLDQQIDRQIQL, from the coding sequence ATGAAGATTAATTCCCTAGTTATTGAAATAGATGGCATCGACAAAGAAATTTTACGACACCTAATGGAAGATGCACGAAAGCCAATCTTACAAATTGCAAATAAAATTGGAATTTCTGGTGCTGCCATCCATCAGCGGCTACGTAAACTAGAACAATCTGGTGTGATATCAGGCTCGAAATTTACCGTCAACAACAAAGTATTAGGATACAACACAATGGCGTTTGTAGGCGTATACCTTGACAAAGCAGCTCGAAATCCCGAAGCGGTAAAAGAATTAAAAAAAATACCTGAAGTTTTAGAATGCCATTACACCACAGGAAACTGGTCAATATTGATCAAAATTATCTGCCGTGACAACGAACACCTCATGCAGTTATTAAACACCAAGATTCAAGCAATAGAAGGCGTTTCAAGAACAGAAACATTCATTTCCTTAGATCAACAAATAGACAGACAAATTCAGCTTTAA
- a CDS encoding uroporphyrinogen-III synthase, which produces MKVKTILVSQPEPKVENSPYFELQQKHKIKIDFRPFIHVEGVNAKEIRLQKIDLNHYTAIILTSRNAVDHFFRVAEEMRYKVPEGLKYFCQSEAVAFYLQKYVVYRKRKIYVGAKDFADLSPLIKKYKDEKFLLPASDQLNADAPITLNNLKVDWTQAIFYKTVMSDLSDLADVYYDVLAFFSPTGIKSLFKNFPDFKQNETRIAVFGSTTQKEALDYGLRIDILAPTPETPSMTMALEKYIAEANKGK; this is translated from the coding sequence ATGAAAGTGAAAACAATTTTGGTGTCACAGCCTGAACCTAAAGTGGAAAACTCCCCTTATTTTGAGCTCCAACAGAAACACAAAATAAAAATTGATTTCAGACCTTTCATTCACGTGGAAGGAGTAAACGCGAAAGAGATTCGACTACAAAAAATCGACCTTAATCATTACACTGCAATCATATTAACAAGTAGAAATGCTGTTGATCATTTTTTTAGAGTAGCAGAGGAAATGCGTTACAAAGTTCCTGAAGGATTAAAATATTTTTGTCAATCTGAAGCCGTTGCTTTTTACCTACAAAAATATGTAGTGTACAGAAAACGTAAAATTTACGTTGGCGCAAAAGATTTTGCAGATTTATCTCCATTAATCAAAAAGTACAAAGACGAAAAGTTCTTACTACCAGCTTCTGATCAATTAAACGCAGATGCTCCTATCACTTTAAATAATTTAAAAGTTGATTGGACTCAAGCAATTTTTTACAAAACTGTAATGAGTGACTTGTCTGACTTAGCGGATGTTTATTATGATGTCTTAGCTTTTTTCAGTCCAACTGGAATAAAGTCATTATTTAAAAACTTCCCTGACTTCAAACAAAATGAAACTAGGATAGCAGTTTTTGGAAGCACTACTCAAAAAGAGGCTTTAGATTATGGTTTAAGAATAGATATTCTTGCTCCAACTCCAGAAACTCCATCAATGACAATGGCGTTAGAAAAATATATTGCTGAAGCAAATAAAGGAAAATAA
- a CDS encoding DUF4271 domain-containing protein, protein MIEHLHPRITENKDWATLLFVLCFAVIAMTKSIYESRFGDFTKLIFSDKYAKIYRDSSHIKSGFTIALFFLQIISFAFFIQLTLSSFGYATKTDWLQYIQIVTLLAFFILSKYLIEKIVATSFNIEEFIEHFNLQKVTYRAYIGILILPINAILFYYDDISKNVLLIILAISLCISLFSYFISIKNYQNVILSKLFYFILYLCTLEIAPYYFIYYWFTKGSA, encoded by the coding sequence ATGATTGAACACCTTCATCCAAGAATTACTGAAAATAAAGACTGGGCAACACTTTTGTTTGTGTTATGCTTTGCAGTTATTGCTATGACAAAATCTATCTACGAAAGTCGTTTTGGTGACTTTACTAAATTGATTTTTTCTGATAAATACGCTAAAATATATCGAGATAGTAGTCATATAAAAAGCGGCTTTACAATTGCTTTATTCTTCTTACAAATCATTTCTTTTGCTTTTTTCATACAACTTACGCTTAGTAGTTTTGGATATGCAACAAAAACCGATTGGCTTCAATACATCCAAATAGTAACTTTATTAGCATTCTTTATTTTATCAAAGTATTTAATAGAAAAAATAGTAGCGACTTCATTCAATATTGAAGAATTTATCGAGCACTTTAACCTACAAAAAGTAACTTATAGGGCATATATTGGTATTTTAATACTCCCAATTAACGCGATTTTGTTCTATTATGATGATATTTCTAAAAATGTGCTATTAATAATACTAGCTATATCACTATGTATTAGCCTATTCTCTTATTTTATTTCAATTAAAAACTATCAAAACGTAATATTGAGTAAGTTATTTTATTTTATTTTATATCTTTGCACTCTTGAAATAGCACCTTATTATTTTATATATTATTGGTTTACCAAAGGGAGTGCTTAG
- a CDS encoding polyprenol monophosphomannose synthase, which yields MNDCIVIIPTYNEIENIESIIRAVLSQHKSFHLLIVDDNSPDRTADKVVMLQEEFEGKLFIENRAKKAGLGTAYVHGFKWALDRKYNYIFEMDADFSHNPNDLEKLFDACHFGGADLAIGSRYVKGVNVVNWPLSRVLMSYFASVYVKFITGMKIHDATAGFVCYKREVLEAINLNKIKFVGYAFQIEMKYRTYCKKFEITEVPIIFTDRTKGVSKMSNAIIKEAIFGVISLRLKQLVNSL from the coding sequence ATGAATGATTGTATTGTTATAATTCCCACTTACAACGAAATTGAAAACATTGAAAGCATTATTAGAGCTGTGCTTTCGCAACATAAATCTTTTCATCTTCTTATTGTTGATGATAACTCTCCAGATCGTACTGCAGATAAAGTTGTTATGCTTCAAGAGGAGTTTGAGGGGAAGTTGTTTATAGAAAACAGAGCTAAAAAAGCTGGATTAGGTACTGCTTATGTTCATGGATTTAAATGGGCTTTGGATCGAAAATATAATTATATATTCGAAATGGATGCCGATTTTTCACATAATCCTAATGATCTAGAAAAACTTTTTGACGCTTGTCATTTTGGAGGTGCTGACTTAGCTATCGGATCTAGATATGTAAAAGGAGTAAATGTAGTAAACTGGCCATTAAGTCGTGTATTGATGTCATACTTTGCATCAGTTTATGTGAAATTCATAACTGGTATGAAAATACATGATGCTACAGCAGGTTTTGTTTGTTACAAAAGAGAAGTTCTGGAAGCTATTAATCTTAACAAAATAAAATTTGTTGGTTATGCTTTTCAAATTGAAATGAAATATAGAACATATTGTAAGAAATTTGAAATTACAGAAGTTCCTATTATTTTTACAGATAGAACAAAGGGAGTTTCTAAAATGAGTAATGCTATTATCAAAGAAGCAATTTTTGGGGTTATTTCACTTCGACTAAAACAATTAGTCAATTCTTTATAA
- a CDS encoding dihydroorotase, with amino-acid sequence MNRILIKNAKIVNEGSIFEGDLLIENDLIVEISDSISLKSSNCIVIDAEGSYLMPGAIDDQVHFREPGLTHKGDIESESKAAVAGGITSFIEQPNTVPNAVTQEILEEKYQIASKKSHANYSFMMGATNDNLDEVLKTNPKNVAGVKIFLGSSTGNMLVDNETTLEKIFSSTPMLIAVHCEDETTIQNNLAKYKEEYGEDVPVTAHHLIRSAEACYISSSKAIALAKKTGARLHIFHLSTAKEMELFTNKIPLEEKKITAEVCVHHLWFTDEDYKTKGNFIKWNPAVKTADDRKALWEALIDGRIDVIATDHAPHTKEEKKQSYLKAPSGGPLVQHAVVAMFEAHHQGKISIEKIVEKMCHNPAKIFKIEKRGFIREGYYADLVIVNAGLPWSVNADNILSKCKWSPFEGYTFKSRITHTFVNGQLVYNSFKVKNVHAGKRLLFDR; translated from the coding sequence ATGAATAGGATATTAATAAAAAATGCTAAAATCGTAAACGAAGGGTCAATTTTTGAAGGCGATTTGTTAATCGAGAATGATTTAATTGTAGAAATTTCAGATAGTATAAGTCTGAAATCGTCTAACTGTATTGTTATTGATGCTGAAGGAAGTTATTTAATGCCAGGTGCAATAGACGATCAAGTACATTTTAGAGAACCAGGATTAACACATAAAGGAGATATCGAATCGGAGTCTAAAGCAGCAGTTGCTGGAGGAATCACATCGTTTATCGAGCAGCCTAATACTGTTCCTAATGCTGTTACTCAGGAAATATTAGAAGAAAAATACCAAATAGCTTCAAAGAAATCACATGCGAATTATTCGTTTATGATGGGAGCTACCAATGATAATTTGGATGAAGTTTTAAAAACAAATCCAAAGAATGTTGCGGGAGTTAAAATATTTTTAGGTTCATCAACCGGAAATATGTTGGTTGATAATGAAACGACACTTGAAAAAATATTCTCAAGTACTCCAATGCTTATTGCAGTACATTGTGAAGATGAGACAACAATCCAAAATAATTTAGCAAAGTATAAAGAAGAGTATGGCGAAGATGTTCCTGTTACAGCACATCATTTGATTCGCAGTGCTGAAGCTTGTTACATCTCATCATCCAAAGCTATTGCATTGGCTAAGAAAACAGGAGCGCGTTTGCATATTTTTCATCTTTCGACTGCAAAAGAAATGGAATTGTTTACGAACAAAATTCCTTTGGAAGAAAAGAAAATCACTGCCGAAGTTTGTGTTCATCATTTGTGGTTTACAGATGAGGATTATAAAACTAAAGGTAATTTTATAAAGTGGAATCCCGCTGTGAAAACTGCTGATGATAGAAAAGCTCTTTGGGAAGCTTTGATTGACGGACGAATAGATGTTATTGCAACAGATCATGCGCCACATACAAAAGAAGAAAAGAAACAATCATATTTAAAAGCACCTTCAGGAGGACCTTTGGTTCAACATGCTGTTGTGGCTATGTTTGAGGCACATCATCAAGGAAAAATCAGTATTGAGAAAATCGTTGAAAAAATGTGTCACAATCCAGCTAAGATTTTCAAAATCGAAAAAAGAGGATTTATCAGAGAAGGATATTATGCCGATTTGGTAATTGTAAATGCTGGCTTGCCTTGGAGTGTGAATGCAGATAATATTTTGTCTAAATGCAAATGGTCACCATTTGAAGGATATACTTTTAAATCAAGAATTACACATACTTTTGTAAACGGACAATTGGTTTACAATTCTTTTAAAGTGAAAAATGTTCATGCAGGGAAGAGATTATTGTTTGATAGATAG
- a CDS encoding DUF4296 domain-containing protein, translating into MKKIIIIISILIFAVGCKKELVKKPERLVDRDKMIDIMYDLSLLEAIKYQNPLSLDSCDTNPTRFILKKYKVDSLQFVKSNMYYAADYNDYKLMFDEIGTRLEKNKKKIDSLIKIEEKKKKLLDKKTKLVKKDSIKGEKELLKVNPDSLKKNPKLK; encoded by the coding sequence ATGAAAAAAATAATCATAATTATTTCGATATTAATCTTTGCTGTTGGCTGTAAAAAAGAACTGGTCAAAAAGCCAGAACGACTTGTTGATAGAGACAAGATGATAGATATTATGTATGATTTGTCATTATTGGAAGCAATAAAATATCAAAATCCATTATCACTTGATTCTTGTGATACAAACCCAACTAGATTTATATTGAAGAAATATAAAGTAGATAGTTTGCAATTTGTTAAGAGTAACATGTATTATGCGGCTGATTATAATGATTATAAACTCATGTTTGATGAGATTGGTACGCGTTTAGAAAAAAACAAAAAGAAAATTGATTCATTAATTAAGATAGAGGAAAAGAAAAAGAAATTACTCGATAAAAAGACTAAACTAGTTAAAAAGGACTCGATTAAAGGTGAAAAAGAATTACTAAAAGTAAACCCAGATTCACTTAAAAAAAATCCTAAGTTAAAGTAA
- a CDS encoding NAD-dependent epimerase/dehydratase family protein, whose translation MVLVTGGTGLVGAHLLLHLIENGDSVRAIYRNRKKIERTKSVFDLYKKSHLFESIQWIEADVLDVPSLETAFIDVEYVYHCAAVISFDPKDEDLVRKTNIEGTANIVNFCIAKQVKKLCFVSSIAALGDLAPHESIITEETEWNPEKPHSDYAISKYGAEMEVWRGWQEGLDVVIINPGVILGPIPKSKSNEQGSAELYTKVANGLSFYTLGSTGFVTVDDVVRIAATLMKSEIKNERFTLISDNVVFQDVLNTIADALKVKRPANHASPLLMKIIWRIDWFLSAFFLKKRQITKATAKSSYTKDVYSNEKIKTTLKTDFKDIHEYIKEISIL comes from the coding sequence ATGGTTTTAGTAACAGGAGGAACAGGTTTAGTTGGTGCACATTTATTACTTCATTTAATTGAAAATGGAGATAGTGTTCGGGCAATTTATCGAAATAGAAAAAAAATAGAAAGAACAAAGTCTGTTTTTGATTTATATAAAAAATCACATTTATTTGAATCAATACAATGGATAGAAGCTGATGTGCTTGATGTTCCTTCTCTAGAAACTGCTTTTATTGATGTAGAATATGTCTATCATTGTGCCGCTGTAATCTCCTTTGATCCAAAAGATGAAGACTTGGTTAGAAAAACCAATATTGAAGGTACAGCAAACATTGTGAACTTTTGTATCGCTAAGCAAGTAAAAAAATTATGCTTCGTAAGTTCAATTGCTGCTCTTGGAGACCTCGCTCCTCATGAATCTATTATAACCGAAGAGACTGAGTGGAATCCCGAAAAACCTCATAGCGACTATGCAATATCTAAATATGGTGCTGAAATGGAAGTTTGGCGCGGTTGGCAAGAAGGTCTAGATGTTGTTATTATAAATCCCGGTGTTATTTTAGGGCCTATTCCAAAATCTAAAAGTAATGAGCAAGGAAGCGCTGAGCTTTATACAAAAGTAGCCAACGGACTTTCTTTTTACACACTAGGAAGTACTGGATTTGTTACTGTAGATGATGTTGTTAGAATTGCAGCAACTTTAATGAAAAGTGAAATAAAAAACGAACGTTTTACTCTGATTTCGGATAATGTTGTTTTTCAAGATGTATTAAATACTATTGCCGATGCATTAAAAGTAAAAAGACCTGCAAATCATGCAAGTCCTTTACTTATGAAAATAATATGGAGAATAGATTGGTTTCTATCTGCTTTTTTCTTGAAGAAAAGACAGATTACTAAAGCAACAGCAAAATCCTCTTATACGAAAGATGTATATTCAAATGAGAAAATAAAAACGACTTTAAAAACTGACTTTAAAGACATTCACGAATACATCAAAGAAATTTCAATTTTATAA
- the tyrS gene encoding tyrosine--tRNA ligase, whose protein sequence is MKNFIEEVTWRGMLHDVMPGTEEHLMEQMRVAYVGIDPTADSLHIGHLVGVMLLKHFQLSGHKPLALVGGATGMIGDPSGKSNERNLLDETTLRHNQEAIKGQLSRFLDFTSDAANAAELVNNYDWMKEFSFLDFIRDVGKHITVNYMMAKDSVKKRLTSEAAEGMSFTEFTYQLVQGYDFLHLYKNKQCTLQMGGSDQWGNITTGTELVRRMESGKAYALTCPLITKADGTKFGKSEGGNIWLDAVRTSPYKFYQYWLNTSDIDAEKYIKIFTFLSKEEIESLTIEHRETPHLRILQKRLAEEITVMVHSAADLENAIKASNILFGNSTSDDLKQLDEATFLDVFDGVPQAEIAKADLENGLEIISVLNEKTGFFKSNGEARRALTANSISVNREKITEEFVLSSKDLINNQFVLLQSGKKNYFVVRVV, encoded by the coding sequence ATGAAAAATTTTATTGAAGAAGTGACTTGGAGAGGAATGCTTCACGACGTTATGCCAGGTACCGAAGAACATTTGATGGAACAAATGAGAGTGGCATATGTGGGAATTGATCCAACTGCGGATTCATTGCATATAGGCCATTTAGTTGGGGTAATGTTATTGAAACATTTTCAGTTATCAGGACACAAACCATTAGCGTTGGTTGGTGGTGCAACAGGAATGATTGGAGATCCATCAGGGAAATCGAATGAAAGAAATTTACTTGATGAAACAACATTGCGTCACAATCAAGAAGCGATAAAAGGACAATTATCTCGATTTTTGGACTTTACTTCAGATGCTGCTAATGCTGCCGAGTTGGTAAATAATTACGATTGGATGAAGGAATTCTCATTTCTAGATTTTATTCGTGATGTAGGTAAGCATATTACAGTAAACTATATGATGGCTAAAGATTCTGTAAAGAAAAGATTAACATCAGAGGCGGCCGAAGGAATGTCGTTTACAGAGTTTACTTATCAGTTGGTTCAAGGGTATGACTTCTTGCATTTGTATAAAAACAAACAATGTACTTTGCAAATGGGAGGAAGTGACCAGTGGGGAAATATTACCACGGGAACTGAATTAGTGAGAAGAATGGAAAGTGGAAAAGCTTATGCTTTAACTTGCCCTTTAATTACAAAAGCGGATGGAACAAAATTCGGAAAATCAGAAGGAGGAAATATCTGGTTAGATGCTGTAAGAACATCTCCATATAAGTTTTACCAATATTGGTTAAATACGTCAGATATTGATGCTGAAAAATATATTAAAATTTTCACTTTCTTATCAAAAGAAGAAATTGAATCTTTGACAATCGAACATAGAGAAACACCTCATTTGCGTATATTACAAAAAAGATTGGCTGAAGAAATTACTGTAATGGTACATTCTGCTGCTGATTTAGAAAATGCAATTAAGGCTTCAAACATATTATTCGGAAATTCTACTTCTGATGATTTAAAGCAATTAGATGAAGCAACTTTCTTAGATGTTTTTGATGGTGTGCCTCAAGCAGAAATTGCAAAGGCAGATCTAGAAAATGGATTAGAGATTATATCTGTTCTGAATGAGAAAACAGGTTTCTTTAAATCAAACGGAGAAGCAAGACGTGCTCTAACTGCTAATTCTATTTCTGTAAACAGAGAGAAAATAACGGAAGAGTTTGTTCTTTCTAGTAAAGATTTAATTAACAATCAGTTTGTATTATTACAAAGCGGAAAGAAAAATTATTTTGTGGTAAGAGTAGTTTAA